A stretch of the Medicago truncatula cultivar Jemalong A17 chromosome 5, MtrunA17r5.0-ANR, whole genome shotgun sequence genome encodes the following:
- the LOC112422109 gene encoding CENP-B homolog protein 2-like — protein MASHLKGVTKSTMSDQIRKELCEYKRDNPASTQKDLQRWLEGKFQLKVSQGTISNTLKRSNDYLSAEIEMGRAEIKRHKPVKYPDMEKVVYEWFLQHQERVNFTGELILQKARDTMKLLYPHDDSDFNFSTGWLGKFKHRHGIKSFRRFGESGSVDVQDMEKKLVSIREKIDQFPMKDVFNMDETGLFYRLQADHSLTTKQLEGRKQDKERLTVVICCNEDGSEKIPLWIIGKYAKPRCFKNVNMNSLDCQYRANKKAWMTSVLFDEYVRSFDQMMHGRRVLLVVDNCPAHPRNIEVLRNVELFFLPPNMTSKIQPCDAGIIRAFKMHYRRRFYRKILEGYEVGQSDPGKINVLDAINLAIPAWTIDVQKETIANCSRHCKICSASDVVGNLDESTFDEETQDLQTMINQCGYRNKMDIDNLMNYPGENEACSEV, from the coding sequence ATGGCTTCTCATCTAAAAGGTGTTACAAAATCAACTATGTCAGATCAAATACGTAAGGAGTTGTGCGAGTACAAGAGAGATAATCCTGCAAGCACACAAAAAGACTTGCAGAGATGGCTTGAGGGAAAGTTTCAGTTGAAAGTTAGTCAAGGAACAATATCAAACACACTTAAGCGGTCAAATGATTATCTCTCTGCTGAAATAGAAATGGGAAGAGCGGAGATCAAAAGACACAAACCAGTAAAATATCCTGACATGGAGAAGGTTGTTTATGAGTGGTTTCTACAGCATCAAGAACGTGTGAATTTCACAGGAGAATTAATTTTGCAGAAGGCAAGAGATACAATGAAACTCTTGTACCCTCATGATGATTCAGATTTTAACTTCTCTACAGGATGGCTTGGGAAATTCAAGCACCGACATGGCATAAAGTCATTTCGTCGTTTTGGCGAGAGTGGGTCTGTTGATGTACAAGACATGGAGAAGAAATTGGTATCGATTCGAGAGAAAATTGATCAGTTCCCTATGAAAGATGTTTTCAATATGGATGAAACTGGGTTGTTTTATAGGCTACAAGCTGATCATTCACTGACAACAAAACAACTTGAAGGaagaaaacaagataaagaaagGCTGACGGTAGTTATTTGTTGCAATGAAGATGGCTCTGAAAAAATCCCTCTATGGATTATTGGGAAATATGCAAAGCCTCGTTGCTTCAAGAATGTCAACATGAATAGCTTGGATTGTCAGTATCGAGCTAACAAAAAAGCATGGATGACTAGTGTGCTTTTTGATGAATATGTTCGTTCATTTGACCAAATGATGCATGGTAGAAGAGTTCTACTTGTGGTGGATAATTGTCCAGCACATCCAAGAAATATTGAAGTGCTAAGAAACGTTGAATTGTTCTTCTTGCCACCCAACATGACATCAAAGATTCAACCTTGCGATGCTGGGATAATAAGAGCTTTCAAGATGCATTACCGTAGAAGGTTTTACCGCAAAATATTGGAAGGTTATGAGGTGGGACAATCTGATCCAGGTAAGATAAATGTCCTTGATGCTATCAATTTGGCAATCCCAGCTTGGACGATAGATGTTCAAAAAGAAACAATAGCGAATTGCTCCCGACACTGTAAAATTTGTTCAGCTAGCGACGTTGTAGGAAATTTGGATGAATCCACTTTTGATGAAGAAACTCAAGACCTCCAGACTATGATCAATCAATGTGGCTATCGTAATAAGATGGATATTGACAATCTAATGAACTACCCAGGTGAAAATGAAGCATGTTCGGAGGTTTAG